The following are encoded in a window of Cupriavidus oxalaticus genomic DNA:
- the nosZ gene encoding TAT-dependent nitrous-oxide reductase, which yields MTRHSQDPLAHTDAPAAPGRRRFINTAALAGLAGVAACTDKGGAPAATTPASAAQAAQGSAHAGASVHLKPGELDTYYGLWSGGHAGDVRVLGLPSGRELHRIPCFVPDALTGWGITNESKRVMGTRPDGNVLYNVGDTHHVHASYKDGNYDGRYAWINDKINARLARIRLDYFVCDKITDLPNVQGFHGIFPDKRDPVDANINYTTRVFCGAEFALPLPNTPTEDAGKYRSLFTCVDAQTMAVRWQVLIDGNCDLVATSYDGKLAATNQYNVEMGARYEDMMSAERDACLFFNIARIEAAIKDGKFKTIGDSKVPVVDGTHAANADPKTALTTYVSVPKNPHGVNASPDQKYFVCAGKLSPTGTVIELAKVLDWFDGKLETPDDAIVAEVELGLGPLHTAFDGRGNAYTTLFLDSQIVKWNLDAAIRFHKGDKNAKYVVDRLDVQYQPGHLNASQSETIAADGKFLAVGCKFSKDRFLPVGPLHAENEQLIDISGDKMVLLADHPVHSEPHDFIIFRRELLRPKQVYALDDFPLAVKDPQQSGVFRNGKKVTVKITSQAPVFSLREIKLKKGDEVTLILTNLDKIEDLTHGFAIPRYNINFIVNPLETASVTFVADKPGVFWCYCTHFCHALHLEMRSRMIVEA from the coding sequence ATGACGAGGCATTCCCAAGACCCACTGGCACACACCGATGCACCGGCGGCACCGGGACGAAGGCGCTTTATCAATACCGCGGCGCTGGCCGGGCTGGCCGGCGTGGCGGCGTGCACGGACAAGGGCGGGGCACCCGCCGCGACCACCCCCGCAAGCGCTGCCCAGGCAGCACAGGGCAGCGCGCATGCCGGTGCGTCGGTGCACCTGAAGCCGGGCGAGCTGGATACCTACTACGGCCTGTGGAGCGGCGGCCATGCGGGCGACGTGCGCGTGCTGGGCCTGCCCTCGGGGCGCGAGCTGCACCGCATTCCGTGCTTCGTGCCCGATGCGCTGACGGGCTGGGGCATCACCAATGAATCCAAGCGCGTGATGGGCACGCGCCCCGACGGCAACGTGCTGTACAACGTCGGCGACACGCACCATGTGCATGCCTCGTACAAGGACGGCAACTACGATGGCCGCTACGCGTGGATCAACGACAAGATCAACGCGCGGCTGGCGCGCATCCGGCTCGACTATTTCGTCTGCGACAAGATCACCGACCTGCCCAACGTGCAGGGCTTCCACGGCATCTTCCCGGACAAGCGCGATCCCGTCGACGCGAACATCAACTACACCACGCGCGTGTTCTGCGGCGCGGAGTTCGCCCTGCCGCTGCCCAATACGCCGACCGAGGACGCCGGCAAGTACCGCTCGCTGTTCACCTGTGTCGATGCGCAGACGATGGCGGTGCGCTGGCAGGTGCTGATCGACGGCAACTGCGACCTGGTCGCCACCTCGTACGACGGCAAGCTGGCCGCCACCAACCAGTACAACGTCGAGATGGGCGCGCGCTATGAAGACATGATGTCGGCCGAACGCGATGCCTGCCTGTTCTTCAACATCGCCCGCATCGAGGCCGCGATCAAGGATGGGAAGTTCAAGACCATCGGCGACTCGAAGGTGCCGGTGGTCGACGGCACGCACGCGGCCAACGCCGACCCGAAGACCGCGCTGACCACCTACGTTTCTGTGCCGAAGAACCCGCACGGCGTCAATGCCAGCCCGGACCAGAAGTACTTTGTCTGCGCCGGCAAGTTGTCGCCGACCGGCACCGTGATCGAACTGGCCAAGGTGCTGGACTGGTTCGACGGCAAGCTGGAGACGCCCGACGACGCCATCGTCGCCGAGGTCGAGCTGGGCCTGGGGCCGCTGCATACCGCCTTCGACGGACGTGGCAACGCCTACACCACGCTGTTCCTCGACAGCCAGATCGTCAAGTGGAATCTCGATGCGGCGATCCGCTTCCACAAGGGCGACAAGAACGCCAAGTACGTGGTCGACCGGCTCGACGTGCAGTACCAGCCCGGCCACCTGAACGCCTCCCAGTCCGAGACGATCGCCGCCGACGGCAAGTTCCTGGCAGTGGGCTGCAAGTTCTCCAAGGACCGCTTCCTGCCGGTGGGGCCGCTGCATGCCGAGAACGAGCAGCTGATCGACATCTCGGGCGACAAGATGGTGCTGCTGGCGGACCACCCGGTGCACAGCGAACCGCACGACTTCATCATCTTCCGCCGCGAGCTGCTGCGGCCGAAGCAGGTCTATGCGCTGGATGACTTCCCGCTGGCGGTGAAGGATCCGCAGCAGTCGGGCGTGTTCCGCAACGGCAAGAAGGTGACGGTGAAGATCACGTCGCAGGCGCCGGTGTTCTCGCTGCGCGAGATCAAGCTGAAGAAGGGCGACGAGGTCACGCTGATCCTGACCAACCTGGACAAGATCGAAGACCTGACGCACGGGTTTGCCATCCCCAGGTACAACATCAACTTCATCGTCAATCCGCTCGAAACCGCGTCGGTGACTTTTGTTGCCGACAAGCCGGGCGTGTTCTGGTGCTACTGCACCCACTTCTGCCACGCGCTGCATCTTGAGATGCGCAGCCGCATGATCGTCGAGGCCTGA